A genomic region of Raphanus sativus cultivar WK10039 chromosome 6, ASM80110v3, whole genome shotgun sequence contains the following coding sequences:
- the LOC108809960 gene encoding uncharacterized protein LOC108809960, whose amino-acid sequence MAGSSHYHFYNRNEVDAFGSMFDEFNEIFETPDIIPPQPKERKQRIFIERNREAAHNKLWNDYFSETPTYGDSLFRRRFRMNKPLYMGIVHRLSTEVPYFQPKVDAAGRSGVSPLQKCTAAIRQLAYGGGADTVDEYVRLGETTARKCLHQFTAAIINLYGDQYLRRPTPEDLQRLLYYGEERGFPGMVGSIDCMHWEWKNCPSSWKGMYSRGTDKPTLVLEAVASHDLWIWHAFFGAPGTMNDLNILDRSPVFDEIINGKAPQVNYYVNGTEYHLAYYLTDGIYPKWATFIQSIRLPQGPKASLFAKKQESVRKDVERAFGVLQARFAVVKNPSNLWDKKK is encoded by the coding sequence ATGGCTGGATCATCACATTATCATTTTTACAACAGAAATGAGGTTGATGCATTTGGTTCCATGTTTGAtgaatttaatgaaatttttgaaaCACCTGATATTATACCCCCTCAACCAAAAGAGCGAAAACAACGTATTTTTATCGAGAGAAATCGGGAAGCAGCCCACAATAAACTCTGGAATGATTATTTTAGTGAAACTCCAACATACGGGGACTCATTATTCCGGCGCCGGTTTCGGATGAACAAACCATTATACATGGGTATTGTGCATCGTCTCTCTACAGAAGTACCGTATTTTCAACCAAAAGTTGATGCAGCGGGCCGGTCTGGAGTATCTCCACTACAAAAATGTACTGCAGCAATTCGTCAATTGGCATACGGTGGTGGAGCTGATACAGTTGACGAATATGTACGACTTGGTGAAACAACAGCTCGAAAATGTTTGCACCAGTTTACCGCCGCAATAATCAACTTGTATGGCGATCAATATCTAAGACGTCCCACACCGGAGGATCTTCAACGACTACTATATTATGGAGAAGAACGTGGCTTTCCAGGCATGGTTGgaagcatcgactgtatgcattgggagtggaagaatTGTCCCAGCTCTTGGAAAGGAATGTATTCACGTGGAACCGATAAACCAACACTTGTCCTGGAGGCCGTAGCTTCTCATGATCTCTGGATATGGCACGCGTTTTTCGGAGCTCCAGGTACAATGAACGATCTTAATATTCTTGATCGGTCACCTGTTTTTGATGAAATTATTAACGGAAAAGCTCCGCAAGTCAACTATTACGTCAACGGAACAGAGTATCATTTGGCTTACTATCTCACAGATGGTATTTATCCGAAATGGGCAACTTTTATTCAATCTATCCGACTACCACAAGGTCCGAAAGCCTCTTTATTTGCTAAAAAACAAGAATCGGTGCGAAAAGATGTGGAGCGGGCCTTTGGAGTCCTGCAAGCTAGATTCGCTGTTGTTAAAAATCCATCTAATTTAtgggataaaaaaaaatag
- the LOC108810290 gene encoding protein DETOXIFICATION 31 → MEKDNSFMDPFLTSSEELNQATQKALMNYLGVGSRASSLVSFSSAAVDIPPISNVRDFTREFRIESKKLWKLAGPAIFTSMAQFSLGAVTQVFAGHISTIALAAVSIENSVIAGFSFGIMLGMGSALETLCGQAFGAGKVSMLGVYLQRSWVILTVTALILSLLYIFAAPILTFIGQTAAISAMAGVFSIYMIPQIFAYAINFPTAKFLQSQSKIMVMAAISGVALVIHTLLTWIVMSKFNWGLPGLAFVLNTSWWFIVVAQIMYIFSGTCGEAWSGFTWEAFHNLWGFVKLSLASAGMLCLEVWYFMALVLFAGYLKNAEVSVAALSICMNILGWAAMVSVGINAAVSVRVSNELGASHPRAAKFSLVVAVILSTVIGMFIAAVLLIFRDEYPVFFVEDEVVRNVVRELTPMLAFCIVINNVQPVLSGVAVGAGWQAVVAYVNIACYYLFGVPFGLLLGFKLEYGVMGIWWGMMTGTMVQSIVLTWMICKTNWDKEAAMAEERIREWGGVEEKENLLN, encoded by the exons ATGGAGAAAGATAACAGCTTCATGGATCCGTTTCTCACATCGTCTGAGGAACTTAACCAGGCAACTCAGAAAGCATTGATGAATTATCTAGGAGTCGGAAGCAGAGCATCTTCTCTTGTCTCCTTCTCATCTGCCGCCGTTGATATCCCTCCGATCTCCAACGTCAGAGACTTCACCAGAGAGTTTAGAATTGAGTCTAAGAAGCTATGGAAGCTAGCCGGCCCGGCCATTTTCACGTCGATGGCCCAGTTCTCTCTTGGAGCCGTCACTCAGGTTTTCGCCGGACATATTAGCACCATAGCACTCGCCGCCGTCTCCATCGAGAACTCCGTCATCGCCGGGTTCTCCTTCGGTATCATG CTTGGAATGGGAAGCGCGTTGGAAACGCTATGCGGACAAGCGTTTGGAGCAGGCAAAGTATCAATGCTTGGCGTTTACTTACAACGTTCATGGGTGATTCTAACCGTAACTGCTCTCATCCTTTCTCTGCTCTATATCTTCGCCGCTCCAATCCTAACCTTCATAGGCCAAACCGCGGCGATCTCGGCCATGGCTGGAGTTTTCTCCATCTACATGATCCCACAGATCTTTGCCTATGCTATAAATTTTCCTACCGCAAAGTTTCTGCAGTCGCAAAGCAAGATCATGGTCATGGCAGCAATCTCTGGTGTGGCTCTTGTGATCCACACGTTGCTCACATGGATAGTCATGTCTAAGTTCAATTGGGGACTTCCCGGTTTAGCTTTTGTGCTTAACACGTCGTGGTGGTTCATCGTTGTTGCCCAAATCATGTATATTTTTAGTGGTACTTGTGGTGAAGCTTGGTCTGGATTCACGTGGGAGGCTTTTCACAATTTGTGGGGTTTTGTCAAATTGTCTTTGGCTTCTGCTGGCATGCTATG TTTGGAGGTTTGGTATTTCATGGCACTCGTATTGTTTGCTGGATATTTGAAGAATGCTGAAGTCTCCGTAGCTGCACTCTCCATATG CATGAACATTTTGGGATGGGCTGCGATGGTTTCAGTTGGGATAAACGCAGCAGTAAG TGTGAGAGTATCGAATGAGCTTGGAGCTAGCCACCCAAGAGCAGCCAAGTTCTCTCTAGTTGTGGCAGTGATATTATCGACAGTAATAGGAATGTTTATAGCCGCGGTCCTACTCATCTTCCGAGATGAGTACCCGGTATTTTTTGTGGAAGATGAAGTTGTTAGGAATGTGGTTAGAGAACTCACACCAATGCTTGCCTTCTGCATTGTCATCAACAACGTTCAACCTGTCTTGTCTG GAGTGGCTGTGGGAGCAGGATGGCAAGCGGTTGTTGCGTATGTGAACATAGCTTGCTATTACTTGTTTGGAGTCCCATTTGGTCTATTGTTGGGATTTAAGCTTGAATATGGAGTAATG GGAATCTGGTGGGGAATGATGACGGGAACAATGGTTCAGTCGATAGTTTTGACTTGGATGATATGCAAAACCAATTGGGACAAAGAG GCTGCAATGGCAGAAGAGAGGATAAGAGAATGGGGAGGAgtagaagagaaagagaatcTTCTGAACTAA